A window from Pseudomonas frederiksbergensis encodes these proteins:
- a CDS encoding glycine betaine ABC transporter substrate-binding protein, giving the protein MKKTSLILGCVLLFAGFAQAAEKPVIRIGARVFTEQTLLAEITSQYLRTKGYDTQVTGGLGSNLARSAHESGQLDLMWEYTGVSLVAYNHVTDKLDSAQSYARVKELDAKKGLVWLTPSKFSNTYALALPENTAKAYPQINTISELNTVLQAEAKTNHLVALDTEFANRSDGLDGMVDLYSMNLTRKNIRQMDAGLVYTALRNGQVFAGLVYTTDGRLNAFKLKLLEDDKHYFPDYTAAPVVRQVYLDAHPKLAEELKPLAELFDDATMRQLNARVDVDHESPSSVAADFLRQHPIK; this is encoded by the coding sequence ATGAAAAAAACAAGCTTAATACTAGGCTGCGTCCTGCTGTTCGCAGGGTTTGCCCAAGCCGCTGAAAAACCGGTGATCCGCATCGGCGCCCGGGTGTTCACCGAACAAACCCTGCTGGCGGAAATTACTTCCCAATACCTGCGTACCAAGGGTTACGACACCCAGGTGACCGGCGGTCTGGGCAGCAACCTGGCCCGCAGCGCCCACGAAAGTGGTCAGCTGGATCTGATGTGGGAATACACCGGCGTGTCGCTGGTGGCTTACAACCATGTCACCGACAAGCTCGACAGCGCTCAGTCCTACGCCCGGGTGAAAGAACTCGACGCGAAAAAAGGCCTGGTCTGGCTCACCCCGTCGAAGTTCAGCAACACCTACGCCCTGGCCCTGCCAGAAAACACCGCGAAGGCGTATCCGCAGATCAACACCATCAGCGAGCTGAACACAGTGCTGCAGGCTGAGGCGAAGACCAACCACCTCGTCGCCCTGGACACCGAGTTCGCCAACCGTTCCGACGGTCTGGACGGCATGGTCGACCTCTACAGCATGAACCTGACCCGCAAAAACATCCGGCAGATGGACGCCGGGCTGGTCTACACCGCCCTGCGCAACGGTCAGGTGTTTGCCGGTCTGGTCTACACCACGGACGGTCGTTTGAACGCCTTCAAGCTGAAACTGCTGGAAGACGACAAACACTACTTCCCGGACTACACCGCTGCGCCGGTGGTACGCCAGGTCTACCTCGACGCCCATCCGAAACTCGCCGAAGAGCTCAAGCCGCTGGCCGAACTGTTCGACGACGCCACCATGCGTCAGCTCAACGCGCGGGTCGATGTCGATCACGAAAGCCCTTCATCCGTTGCTGCAGATTTCCTGCGCCAGCACCCCATCAAGTAA
- a CDS encoding peptide ABC transporter ATP-binding protein, whose protein sequence is MAVVLTARDLTRHYEVSRGLFKGHATVRALNGVSFELEAGKTLAVVGESGCGKSTLARALTLIEEPSSGSLKIAGQEVAGADKAQRKQLRKDVQMVFQSPYASLNPRQKVGDQLAEPLLINTNLSAAERREKVQAMMKQVGLRPEHYQRYPHMFSGGQRQRIALARAMMLQPKVLVADEPTSALDVSIQAQVLNLFMDLQQEFNTAYVFISHNLAVVQHVADDVMVMYLGRPVEMGPKNDIYERPLHPYTQALLSATPTIHPDPNKPKIKIVGELPNPLNPPSGCAFHKRCPYATERCSTEEPALRLLDGRQVACHYAEQFLDGAA, encoded by the coding sequence ATGGCCGTCGTACTTACCGCCCGCGACCTGACCCGTCACTACGAAGTGTCCCGCGGCCTGTTCAAAGGCCATGCAACCGTACGCGCCTTGAACGGTGTGTCGTTTGAGCTGGAAGCCGGCAAGACCCTCGCTGTCGTCGGCGAATCGGGCTGTGGCAAATCCACTCTCGCCCGCGCCCTGACGCTGATCGAAGAGCCATCCTCCGGCTCCTTGAAAATCGCCGGGCAGGAAGTCGCCGGCGCTGACAAGGCTCAACGCAAACAACTGCGCAAAGACGTGCAGATGGTGTTCCAGAGCCCGTACGCGTCGCTGAACCCACGGCAAAAGGTCGGTGACCAACTGGCCGAGCCATTGCTTATCAACACCAACCTGAGCGCCGCCGAACGTCGCGAGAAAGTGCAGGCGATGATGAAGCAGGTGGGCTTGCGACCTGAGCACTACCAGCGTTATCCGCACATGTTCTCCGGCGGTCAGCGCCAGCGGATCGCCCTGGCCCGCGCGATGATGCTGCAACCCAAAGTGCTGGTCGCGGATGAACCGACCTCGGCGCTGGACGTGTCCATTCAGGCACAGGTGCTGAACCTGTTCATGGACTTGCAGCAAGAGTTCAACACCGCCTACGTGTTCATCTCCCACAACCTGGCGGTGGTGCAGCACGTCGCCGATGACGTGATGGTGATGTACCTCGGTCGCCCGGTGGAAATGGGCCCGAAGAACGACATCTACGAGCGTCCTCTGCACCCGTACACCCAGGCGCTGCTGTCGGCCACCCCGACCATTCACCCGGACCCGAACAAGCCGAAAATCAAGATCGTCGGCGAGTTGCCTAATCCGTTGAACCCGCCGTCCGGCTGCGCTTTCCACAAGCGCTGCCCGTACGCGACCGAGCGTTGCAGCACTGAAGAGCCGGCCCTGCGCCTGCTCGATGGCCGCCAGGTGGCTTGCCACTACGCCGAGCAGTTCCTCGACGGCGCGGCATAA
- a CDS encoding ABC transporter permease subunit, with product MTTLTTPVAVDQSLLYPSPYKEFWHAFSRNKGAVAGLMFMLLVIFCAIFAPWVAPHDPSEQYRDFLLTPPSWLEGGQIQFLLGTDELGRDLLSRLINGSRLSLLIGLSSVVMSLIPGILLGLFAGFFPRLLGPTIMRLMDIMLALPSLLLAVAIVAILGPGLINTIIAIAVVSLPSYVRLTRAAVMGELNRDYVTAARLAGAGLPRLMFVTVLPNCMAPLIVQATLSFSSAILDAAALGFLGLGVQPPTPEWGTMLASARDYIERAWWVVSLPGLTILLSVLAINLMGDGLRDALDPKLKNAA from the coding sequence ATGACCACTCTCACTACACCGGTAGCAGTCGATCAAAGCCTGCTGTATCCGTCGCCCTACAAAGAATTCTGGCACGCGTTCTCCAGGAACAAAGGCGCCGTCGCCGGCCTGATGTTCATGCTGCTGGTGATCTTCTGCGCGATCTTCGCGCCGTGGGTTGCACCGCATGACCCGAGCGAGCAATACCGCGACTTCCTGCTGACCCCGCCGTCCTGGCTGGAAGGCGGGCAAATCCAGTTCCTGCTCGGCACCGACGAACTGGGTCGCGACCTGCTGTCGCGGCTGATCAACGGTTCGCGCCTGTCCCTGCTGATCGGCTTGTCGTCGGTGGTGATGTCGCTGATTCCGGGCATCCTCTTGGGTCTGTTCGCCGGGTTCTTCCCGCGCTTGCTCGGCCCGACCATCATGCGTCTGATGGACATCATGCTGGCCCTGCCGTCCCTGCTGCTGGCCGTGGCGATTGTCGCCATCCTCGGCCCTGGCCTGATCAACACCATTATTGCCATCGCCGTGGTTTCGTTGCCGTCCTATGTTCGCTTGACCCGCGCCGCGGTGATGGGCGAATTGAACCGCGACTACGTAACCGCCGCGCGCCTGGCCGGTGCCGGTCTGCCACGCCTGATGTTCGTCACCGTGCTGCCCAACTGCATGGCGCCGCTGATCGTTCAGGCTACCTTGAGTTTTTCTTCGGCAATTCTCGATGCCGCGGCACTGGGCTTCCTCGGCCTTGGCGTACAACCGCCAACCCCTGAGTGGGGCACCATGCTGGCTTCGGCTCGCGACTACATTGAACGCGCCTGGTGGGTCGTCAGTCTGCCTGGTTTGACCATTTTGCTCAGCGTGCTGGCAATCAACTTGATGGGCGACGGCCTGCGCGATGCGCTGGACCCGAAACTCAAGAACGCCGCCTGA
- a CDS encoding ABC transporter permease — translation MEFLNAFSHLDWPQVLQLTGQHITLVGIAVTLAILVGVPLGILMTRFPTLAGPLQASATVLLTVPSIALFGLLLPFYSKFGQGLGPMPAITAVFLYSLLPIMRNTYLALTGVDPGIREAARGIGMTFGQRLRMVELPIAVPVILAGVRTAVVMNIGVMTIAATIGAGGLGVLILASISRSDMSMLIVGAVLVSLLAIFADLLLQWLQRTLTPKGLLK, via the coding sequence ATGGAATTTCTGAACGCCTTTTCCCATCTCGACTGGCCGCAGGTTTTGCAACTGACCGGACAGCACATCACCCTGGTTGGCATTGCCGTAACCCTGGCGATTCTGGTCGGCGTGCCGCTGGGCATCCTGATGACGCGTTTCCCGACCCTCGCCGGTCCCTTGCAAGCCAGCGCCACGGTGCTGCTGACGGTGCCGTCGATTGCCCTGTTCGGCCTGCTGCTGCCGTTCTACTCCAAGTTCGGCCAGGGCCTGGGCCCGATGCCGGCGATCACCGCGGTGTTTCTGTATTCGCTGCTGCCGATCATGCGTAACACCTACCTCGCCCTGACCGGCGTCGACCCAGGCATTCGCGAAGCCGCCCGCGGCATCGGCATGACCTTCGGCCAGCGCCTGCGCATGGTCGAACTGCCGATCGCGGTGCCAGTGATCCTCGCCGGTGTGCGCACCGCCGTGGTCATGAACATCGGTGTGATGACCATCGCCGCGACCATCGGAGCCGGCGGCCTCGGTGTACTTATCCTCGCATCAATCAGCCGCAGTGACATGTCGATGCTGATCGTCGGCGCCGTGCTGGTCAGTCTCCTGGCCATCTTCGCCGACCTGCTTCTGCAATGGCTGCAACGCACGCTGACTCCAAAAGGACTGCTCAAATGA
- a CDS encoding DUF6002 family protein, with protein MDVMKSGTGALVTRRPQEPIPVIERYYDLIVASAPGFEVSSSDDAFEPSMRLPELDPRMQAFLSVATAQFFEMGRYRDVPLRLLDLRQNANTQTTKTFASTLIVARAIRHIQETGESILLFSPSSGNKAIALRDAVLRALKTKLAHPEQLRIVTLTPAQTTGKLRRTELYDDPRLRALNPVFVLDTESPEAVKVVGQQFKALFNRRPLGDSKLWHFLRLENYRFSDQVRAFFDCEYGDAWDTDRRTVHVHAVSSAYGLLGYCSGVEVLKRQRTPISMPSFLLVQHLATSDMVLHLLDGNFEGASAPSYTQAPNGLWVQTVSAHFPAATWSPDEVLEPTFYTHLPPTAEEMTGHVRANGGSGIIVSLYECMQRYSECVQLLADTPVSLPADPRDLKEWSLVMTMTGCMNAIDRQLLEGMDGCTIHASGSYCREDYEAIPAEGLSFISSAEEMMEILSRCSKS; from the coding sequence ATGGATGTGATGAAAAGCGGTACAGGTGCACTGGTAACCCGGAGACCTCAGGAGCCCATTCCGGTTATCGAGCGCTACTACGATCTGATCGTCGCCAGTGCTCCCGGCTTCGAAGTCAGCAGCAGCGACGATGCTTTCGAACCCTCAATGAGGTTGCCTGAGCTGGATCCTCGTATGCAGGCCTTCCTGTCGGTCGCTACAGCGCAGTTTTTTGAAATGGGCCGCTACCGGGATGTGCCGTTGCGTCTGCTCGACCTGAGGCAGAACGCAAATACTCAAACAACAAAGACCTTTGCCTCGACACTAATCGTTGCACGTGCCATCCGGCATATTCAGGAAACCGGTGAAAGCATCCTGTTGTTTTCGCCATCCTCCGGTAACAAGGCGATTGCACTGCGTGATGCAGTTCTGCGTGCATTGAAGACCAAGTTGGCACATCCCGAGCAATTGCGGATTGTCACGCTGACGCCTGCCCAGACGACCGGGAAATTGCGTAGAACCGAACTTTATGACGACCCTCGGTTGCGTGCACTCAACCCTGTATTTGTGCTTGATACCGAGTCGCCGGAAGCGGTGAAGGTTGTCGGACAGCAATTCAAGGCTCTTTTCAATCGCCGTCCATTAGGTGATTCGAAGTTGTGGCATTTCCTGCGGCTTGAGAATTACCGGTTTTCTGACCAGGTCCGGGCGTTTTTTGACTGTGAATATGGCGACGCCTGGGACACCGATCGCAGGACCGTACATGTGCATGCGGTCTCTAGCGCATACGGTCTTTTGGGATATTGCTCAGGTGTGGAGGTATTGAAACGTCAAAGGACCCCAATTTCCATGCCTTCGTTTTTACTGGTTCAACATCTAGCTACCAGCGATATGGTGCTGCACTTACTTGACGGAAACTTCGAGGGTGCTTCTGCACCCAGCTATACCCAAGCTCCAAACGGGTTGTGGGTGCAGACAGTGTCTGCGCATTTTCCTGCTGCGACCTGGAGTCCCGATGAGGTTCTAGAGCCCACTTTTTATACTCACTTGCCGCCTACTGCAGAAGAAATGACTGGGCACGTCAGGGCCAATGGCGGCTCAGGAATAATCGTTTCGCTTTATGAGTGCATGCAGCGTTACAGCGAATGCGTTCAGTTGCTCGCCGATACGCCAGTCAGTTTGCCAGCCGATCCACGGGACCTGAAAGAGTGGTCATTGGTTATGACGATGACAGGTTGCATGAATGCGATTGATCGACAGTTACTAGAGGGTATGGACGGTTGCACCATTCATGCTTCGGGCTCCTACTGTCGGGAGGACTACGAAGCGATTCCAGCCGAGGGATTGTCATTCATCAGCAGCGCTGAAGAGATGATGGAGATCCTCAGCAGGTGCTCTAAGTCATGA
- a CDS encoding ABC transporter ATP-binding protein yields MSLLEIKNLNVRFGDANAVPVVDGLDITVDKGEVLAIVGESGSGKSVTMMALMGLIEHPGIVTADALNFDGKNMLKLSNRQRRQIVGKDLAMVFQDPMTALNPSYTVGFQIEEVLRLHLKMSRKDARKRAIELLEKVEIPGAASRMDAYPHQLSGGMSQRVAIAMAIAGEPKLLIADEPTTALDVTIQAQIMDLLLALQKEQNMGLVLITHDLAVVAETAQRVCVMYAGQAVEVGQVPELFDIPAHPYSEALLKAIPEHSLGATRLATLPGIVPGRYDRPQGCLLSPRCPYVQDNCRQQRPTLDPKSNSLARCFYPLNQEVA; encoded by the coding sequence ATGTCACTGTTAGAAATCAAGAATCTCAACGTTCGCTTCGGCGACGCCAACGCCGTTCCGGTGGTCGACGGCCTCGACATCACCGTGGACAAGGGCGAAGTGCTGGCCATCGTTGGCGAATCGGGTTCCGGCAAGTCCGTGACCATGATGGCGCTGATGGGCCTGATCGAACATCCGGGGATCGTCACCGCCGACGCCCTGAATTTCGACGGCAAGAACATGCTTAAGCTGAGCAACCGTCAGCGTCGGCAAATCGTCGGCAAAGACCTGGCAATGGTTTTCCAGGACCCGATGACCGCGCTGAATCCGAGCTACACCGTCGGTTTCCAGATCGAAGAAGTGCTGCGCCTGCACCTGAAAATGTCCCGCAAGGACGCCCGCAAGCGCGCCATCGAACTGCTGGAAAAAGTGGAGATCCCGGGCGCCGCCAGCCGTATGGACGCCTACCCGCATCAACTGTCCGGTGGTATGAGCCAACGTGTTGCCATCGCCATGGCGATTGCCGGCGAACCGAAACTGCTGATCGCCGACGAACCGACCACCGCGCTGGACGTAACGATTCAGGCGCAGATCATGGACCTGCTGCTGGCGTTGCAGAAAGAACAGAACATGGGCCTGGTGCTGATCACCCACGACCTCGCGGTCGTGGCCGAAACCGCTCAGCGCGTGTGCGTGATGTACGCCGGCCAAGCGGTCGAAGTGGGTCAGGTGCCTGAGCTGTTCGACATTCCGGCGCACCCGTACAGCGAAGCACTGCTCAAGGCGATTCCGGAACACAGCCTGGGCGCCACCCGCCTGGCAACGTTGCCGGGCATCGTTCCCGGTCGTTACGACCGCCCGCAAGGTTGCCTGCTGTCGCCTCGTTGCCCGTACGTGCAAGACAACTGCCGCCAGCAACGTCCAACCCTTGACCCGAAAAGCAACAGCCTCGCCCGCTGCTTCTACCCGCTGAATCAGGAGGTGGCGTAA
- a CDS encoding ABC transporter permease: MAIRYGKGLIGGAVVVALLALLVHWIGINTIEQYRDDLLFYLQAHLILVLASMLAALVVGIPAGIFLSRPTMVGRAERFMQIFNIGNTVPPLAVLAIALGILGIGSGPAIFALFLASLLPIVRNTYEGLKNVQGSLKEAAVGIGMTPTQVLWRVELPNAVPIIIGGVRVALAINVGTAPLAFLIGANSLGSLIFPGIALNNQPQLLLGAACTALLALLLDGLVTLASRLWLERGLRPS, encoded by the coding sequence GTGGCTATTCGCTATGGCAAGGGGCTGATAGGAGGTGCGGTTGTCGTCGCCCTCCTGGCCCTGCTGGTCCACTGGATTGGCATCAACACGATCGAACAGTACCGCGACGATTTGTTGTTTTACCTGCAAGCCCATTTGATTCTCGTCCTCGCGTCCATGCTGGCCGCCCTTGTTGTGGGCATACCCGCTGGCATCTTCCTCAGCCGCCCGACCATGGTGGGCCGCGCTGAACGCTTCATGCAGATCTTCAACATCGGCAACACCGTGCCGCCTCTCGCCGTACTGGCCATCGCCCTGGGCATTCTCGGCATCGGCAGCGGCCCTGCGATTTTCGCCCTGTTCCTCGCCTCGCTGTTGCCGATTGTGCGCAACACCTATGAAGGCTTGAAAAACGTTCAGGGTTCGCTCAAGGAAGCAGCCGTCGGTATCGGCATGACACCGACTCAGGTGCTATGGCGGGTCGAACTGCCGAACGCCGTGCCGATCATCATCGGTGGCGTGCGTGTGGCGCTGGCGATCAACGTCGGTACCGCACCGCTGGCGTTCCTGATTGGCGCCAACAGTCTGGGCAGCCTGATTTTCCCTGGCATCGCCCTGAATAATCAGCCGCAACTGCTGCTCGGCGCGGCCTGCACCGCCCTGCTGGCCTTGCTGCTCGACGGCCTGGTGACACTCGCCAGCCGCCTCTGGCTCGAACGCGGCTTGCGCCCGTCTTAA
- a CDS encoding MFS transporter, with the protein MTSRLTHLLRLDGYFCVMAWVLAALLFINRLSTMVKLFMALYLRQELGLAIETVGWLLSGYGAGLLIGSMVGGLLSDHFSTARLTAALFFVSAWVLVLLGLVTDVPLLAGLLLFSGVLDGAIRTLHQRLIMEYCQVAQRVRAQSLSRVARNLGMAVAGVVGGILAQTDFRWVFFVSAALTLVAFLWFVRTTFHRPVLIPDEVPEIASGSCVPYRNKPFLWLLAAAVVLGLAFDPVYSMLGNYLLEYYRLSTEVIGWQFALNAMLVVLLQIPLSHWSEQWGVRRQLVAGSLLLACGLGMLPLGSGVLYVCLSTVIWTLGEALFMPPLNVLVMQHAQGGKSGHYFGLFFMCWSASALLSPALGGQLYGHFGGHSVWLASAALAVLSIPLIYQATRLSGAPKVRPALRGEPAALS; encoded by the coding sequence ATGACCAGTCGGCTTACTCACCTGCTGCGGCTGGACGGCTATTTCTGCGTAATGGCCTGGGTGCTGGCGGCGCTGTTGTTCATCAATCGCTTGAGCACCATGGTCAAGCTGTTCATGGCGTTGTACCTGCGCCAGGAACTGGGGCTCGCGATTGAAACCGTTGGCTGGTTGTTGTCCGGGTACGGTGCCGGTTTGCTGATTGGGTCAATGGTCGGCGGACTACTGAGTGATCATTTCTCCACGGCGCGCCTCACTGCGGCGCTGTTTTTTGTCTCGGCATGGGTGTTGGTCTTGCTGGGGCTGGTTACTGACGTGCCTTTGCTGGCTGGGTTGCTGCTGTTCAGCGGTGTACTCGATGGGGCGATTCGGACCCTTCATCAGCGGTTGATCATGGAGTATTGCCAGGTTGCGCAGCGTGTTCGTGCGCAGTCATTGAGTCGCGTTGCCAGAAACCTGGGGATGGCTGTCGCCGGAGTGGTGGGTGGGATCCTGGCGCAGACTGACTTTCGCTGGGTGTTTTTTGTCAGTGCGGCCCTGACGCTGGTGGCGTTTTTGTGGTTTGTCCGGACGACGTTTCATCGACCGGTCTTGATACCGGATGAGGTGCCTGAAATTGCTTCAGGTTCATGCGTACCGTATCGAAACAAACCGTTCCTGTGGTTGTTGGCGGCTGCTGTCGTGCTTGGCCTGGCCTTTGACCCGGTCTACAGCATGTTGGGCAATTATTTACTCGAGTATTACCGGTTGAGCACCGAGGTCATTGGGTGGCAATTTGCACTCAATGCGATGTTGGTGGTGCTGCTACAAATACCGTTATCACATTGGAGTGAGCAATGGGGCGTACGTCGGCAACTGGTGGCGGGGAGCCTGTTATTGGCCTGCGGGCTCGGGATGTTGCCCTTGGGTTCCGGGGTGCTTTATGTCTGCCTGTCGACGGTGATCTGGACGCTGGGCGAAGCTCTTTTCATGCCGCCCCTGAACGTGCTGGTCATGCAGCATGCGCAAGGAGGGAAAAGCGGGCATTACTTTGGTCTTTTCTTCATGTGCTGGAGTGCGAGTGCACTGCTTTCGCCTGCGCTTGGAGGGCAGCTCTATGGTCACTTCGGTGGGCATAGCGTCTGGCTGGCCAGTGCGGCTCTGGCGGTCCTGTCCATACCGCTGATTTATCAAGCGACCCGCTTGTCAGGGGCGCCAAAGGTTCGTCCAGCATTACGCGGCGAGCCTGCTGCACTTAGCTGA
- a CDS encoding peptide chain release factor 3 has translation MTKQAAEVAKRRTFAIISHPDAGKTTITEKLLLMGKAIAIAGTVKSRKSDRHATSDWMEMEKQRGISITTSVMQFPYRDHMINLLDTPGHEDFSEDTYRTLTAVDSALMVLDGGKGVEPRTIALMDVCRLRDTPIVSFINKLDRDIRDPIELLDEIEAVLKIKAAPITWPIGCYRDFKGVYHLADDYIIVYTAGHGHERTDVKIIEKLDSDEARAHLGDEYDRFVDQLELVQGACHEFNQQEFLDGQLTPVFFGTALGNFGVDHVLDAVVNWAPKPLARVANERTVEPVEEKFAGFVFKIQANMDPKHRDRIAFMRICSGKYEKGMKMRHVRTGKDVRIGDALTFFSSEREQLEEAFAGDIIGLHNHGTIQIGDTFTEGEVLGFTGIPHFAPELFRRVRLRDPLKSKQLRQGLQQLAEEGATQVFFPTRSNDIILGAVGVLQFDVVASRLKEEYKVECSYEPITVYSARWIDCDDKKKLEEFSVKAVENLAIDGGGHLTYLAPTRVNLALMEERWPDVKFRATREHH, from the coding sequence ATGACCAAACAGGCCGCCGAAGTCGCGAAACGCCGCACTTTCGCCATTATTTCCCACCCCGATGCCGGTAAAACCACCATCACCGAGAAGCTCTTGCTGATGGGCAAGGCGATTGCGATTGCGGGCACGGTGAAATCTCGAAAATCCGACCGCCATGCCACCTCCGACTGGATGGAAATGGAAAAACAACGGGGTATTTCCATTACCACGTCGGTCATGCAGTTCCCGTATCGCGACCACATGATCAACCTGCTCGACACCCCGGGCCACGAAGACTTCTCCGAAGATACCTACCGCACCCTGACAGCGGTTGACTCGGCATTGATGGTCCTCGATGGCGGTAAGGGTGTAGAGCCACGCACCATCGCGCTGATGGACGTCTGCCGTCTGCGTGACACGCCGATCGTCAGCTTCATCAACAAACTCGACCGTGACATCCGCGACCCGATCGAACTGCTCGACGAAATCGAAGCGGTCCTGAAGATCAAGGCCGCGCCGATCACCTGGCCAATCGGTTGCTACCGCGACTTCAAGGGCGTCTATCACCTCGCCGACGACTACATCATCGTGTACACCGCCGGGCACGGCCACGAGCGCACCGATGTGAAAATCATCGAAAAGCTCGACTCCGATGAGGCTCGCGCGCACTTGGGCGACGAGTACGATCGCTTCGTCGATCAGCTGGAACTGGTGCAGGGCGCCTGTCACGAATTCAATCAACAGGAATTCCTCGACGGCCAACTGACCCCGGTGTTCTTCGGGACTGCATTGGGCAACTTCGGTGTCGATCACGTGCTCGACGCCGTGGTCAACTGGGCGCCGAAACCGCTGGCCCGTGTCGCCAACGAGCGAACTGTTGAGCCAGTCGAAGAAAAATTCGCCGGCTTCGTGTTCAAGATCCAGGCGAACATGGACCCGAAACACCGCGACCGTATCGCCTTCATGCGGATCTGCTCCGGCAAGTACGAAAAAGGCATGAAGATGCGCCACGTGCGCACCGGCAAAGACGTGCGGATCGGCGACGCGCTGACCTTCTTCTCCTCCGAGCGTGAGCAACTGGAAGAAGCGTTCGCCGGCGACATCATCGGTTTGCACAACCACGGCACCATCCAGATCGGCGACACCTTCACTGAAGGCGAAGTCCTGGGCTTCACCGGTATCCCGCACTTCGCCCCGGAACTGTTCCGTCGCGTACGTCTGCGTGATCCGCTGAAATCCAAGCAACTGCGTCAGGGCCTGCAGCAATTGGCAGAAGAGGGCGCCACTCAGGTGTTCTTCCCGACGCGCAGCAACGACATCATCCTCGGCGCCGTCGGTGTGCTGCAGTTCGATGTGGTCGCCAGCCGCTTGAAAGAGGAATACAAGGTCGAGTGCTCTTACGAGCCGATCACTGTGTATTCCGCGCGCTGGATCGATTGCGACGATAAGAAGAAGCTCGAAGAGTTCAGCGTCAAGGCTGTGGAAAACCTTGCCATCGACGGCGGCGGTCACCTGACCTACCTGGCTCCGACGCGGGTCAACCTGGCGTTGATGGAAGAGCGCTGGCCGGACGTGAAATTCCGTGCGACGCGTGAGCATCACTAA
- a CDS encoding MFS transporter — MISRFTHMTRLVGYFCSMAWVLATLIFINRLSAMVKLFMALYLRQELGFSIETVGWLLSGYGAGLLIGSMVGGLLSDHFSTTRLTAALFFVSAWILVLLGLVTDVTLLGGLLLLSGALDGAIRTLHQRLLMEHCEVKQRARAQSLSRVASNLGMAVAGVAGGVLAQTDFRWVFFVSAAMTVLALVWFVRSTFHREAFLMEEGTDTVSGLCTPYRDKPFLWLLAASVLLGLAFEPVYSMLGNYLLDYYRLGTEFIGWQFALNAMLVVTLQIPFSHWGERWGARRQLLAGSLLLACGLGMLPLGTGVLFVCLSTVIWTLGEILFMPTLNVLVMQRAQAGKSGQYFGLFAMCWSTSVLLSPTLGGQLYGYFGGHSVWIASAALALLALPLIYQATRFIGASKGSSLSARRACFN; from the coding sequence ATGATTAGTCGGTTCACCCACATGACTCGGCTGGTTGGATACTTCTGTTCAATGGCCTGGGTCCTTGCCACGTTGATCTTTATCAATCGCTTGAGTGCCATGGTCAAACTGTTCATGGCGCTGTACCTGCGTCAGGAACTGGGGTTTTCGATTGAGACGGTTGGCTGGTTGTTATCCGGTTACGGGGCCGGCTTGCTGATAGGGTCAATGGTCGGCGGACTGCTCAGTGATCATTTCTCCACGACGCGGCTCACGGCCGCGTTGTTTTTTGTTTCTGCATGGATACTGGTCTTGTTGGGGCTGGTGACTGATGTGACTTTGCTTGGCGGATTGTTGCTACTCAGTGGTGCTCTCGACGGGGCGATTCGTACGCTTCATCAACGTTTGCTTATGGAGCATTGCGAAGTTAAGCAACGCGCTCGCGCGCAGTCGTTGAGCCGCGTCGCGAGCAACCTGGGGATGGCGGTAGCCGGGGTGGCGGGTGGTGTCCTGGCGCAGACTGATTTTCGCTGGGTGTTTTTTGTCAGTGCGGCGATGACGGTGCTGGCCTTGGTCTGGTTTGTACGGTCGACATTTCATCGCGAAGCTTTTTTGATGGAGGAGGGCACGGATACAGTTTCGGGATTATGCACACCGTATCGGGACAAGCCTTTCCTTTGGTTGTTGGCGGCTTCTGTGCTGCTGGGCCTGGCCTTTGAACCGGTCTACAGCATGTTGGGTAACTATCTACTTGATTACTATCGGTTGGGTACTGAGTTCATCGGGTGGCAATTCGCACTCAATGCGATGCTCGTTGTGACGCTGCAAATTCCGTTTTCTCACTGGGGGGAGCGATGGGGGGCTCGACGGCAACTGCTGGCTGGCAGTCTTTTGTTGGCTTGCGGACTTGGAATGCTGCCTCTGGGGACCGGAGTGTTGTTTGTCTGCCTGTCGACGGTGATTTGGACGCTTGGTGAAATTCTTTTCATGCCGACCCTCAATGTCCTGGTCATGCAGCGTGCACAGGCGGGAAAGAGCGGGCAGTACTTTGGGCTTTTTGCCATGTGCTGGAGCACGAGCGTGCTGCTTTCGCCGACGCTTGGAGGCCAGCTCTATGGTTATTTTGGCGGGCATAGTGTCTGGATCGCTAGCGCGGCTCTGGCGTTGCTGGCCTTACCGCTGATTTATCAGGCGACTCGTTTTATCGGGGCCTCGAAGGGTTCTTCCCTCAGCGCGCGGCGAGCCTGCTTCAATTAG